In uncultured Bacteroides sp., the following proteins share a genomic window:
- a CDS encoding transcriptional repressor, whose amino-acid sequence MNAYNKLVEYNIKPSVQRIAIMNYLLNNRTHPCADEVYSNLSKTMPTLSKTTVYSTLKLLAEHGAALMLTIDETNVCFDGDTSPHAHFLCKKCAKVYDLPMPTQIKEVMQMDSAGHMITEVHYYYKGICNNCLKDLNKD is encoded by the coding sequence ATGAATGCATATAATAAACTAGTAGAATATAACATAAAGCCTTCCGTGCAACGGATTGCCATTATGAACTACCTGCTGAATAACCGTACGCATCCATGTGCTGATGAAGTCTATTCGAATCTAAGTAAAACAATGCCAACTCTGTCAAAGACAACTGTTTATAGTACTTTGAAACTTCTGGCAGAGCATGGAGCTGCATTGATGCTTACAATAGATGAGACTAACGTATGTTTCGACGGAGACACCTCTCCACATGCTCACTTTCTGTGTAAAAAGTGTGCAAAGGTTTATGATTTACCCATGCCTACGCAAATAAAAGAGGTGATGCAGATGGATTCTGCCGGACATATGATAACTGAAGTACATTACTACTATAAAGGCATTTGTAATAATTGCCTCAAAGATTTAAATAAAGATTAA
- a CDS encoding NADH peroxidase yields the protein MKKFRCTVCGYVHEGDSAPEKCPLCKAPASKFVEIEESADALTFADEHVVGVAKGCDEEMIKDLNAHFMGECTEVGMYLAMSRQADREGYPEVAEAYKRIAWEEAEHAAKFAELLGDVLADTETNLKMRKDAEQGACADKKRIATRAKQLNLDAIHDTVHEMCRDEARHGKVFEALYNRFFK from the coding sequence ATGAAAAAATTTAGATGTACAGTTTGTGGCTACGTCCACGAAGGTGATTCAGCTCCAGAAAAGTGTCCATTGTGTAAAGCTCCGGCTAGCAAGTTTGTAGAAATCGAAGAGAGCGCAGATGCATTAACTTTTGCTGACGAACACGTTGTTGGTGTAGCTAAAGGCTGTGACGAAGAAATGATCAAGGACCTTAACGCTCACTTCATGGGTGAATGTACAGAAGTTGGTATGTATCTTGCAATGAGCCGTCAGGCAGATCGTGAAGGTTATCCTGAAGTTGCTGAGGCTTACAAGAGAATTGCTTGGGAAGAAGCAGAACACGCTGCTAAATTTGCAGAACTACTAGGCGATGTACTAGCTGATACAGAAACAAACCTGAAGATGCGTAAAGATGCTGAACAAGGTGCTTGTGCAGACAAAAAACGTATTGCAACACGTGCAAAACAATTGAATCTGGATGCTATCCACGATACTGTTCACGAAATGTGCAGAGACGAAGCTCGTCACGGTAAAGTATTCGAAGCTTTGTATAACAGATTTTTCAAATAA
- a CDS encoding nitrous oxide-stimulated promoter family protein translates to MVMDKIAYEKKIVGKMIGLYCKQNHGADGLCAECKELQDYAFLRLEKCRYGHKKSACAKCPTHCYKTEMRKKMKEVMRFSGPRMLLYHPLDAFRHLLGK, encoded by the coding sequence ATAGTTATGGATAAAATAGCTTACGAGAAGAAAATTGTAGGGAAGATGATTGGACTGTATTGCAAGCAGAATCACGGGGCAGACGGGCTTTGTGCTGAATGCAAAGAACTGCAGGATTATGCCTTTCTACGACTGGAAAAATGCAGATATGGGCATAAGAAGAGTGCTTGTGCTAAATGTCCTACTCATTGTTATAAGACTGAGATGCGGAAAAAAATGAAGGAGGTGATGAGATTCTCCGGTCCCCGGATGCTTCTCTATCACCCCCTTGATGCTTTTCGCCATTTATTGGGTAAATAA
- the trxA gene encoding thioredoxin — translation MKKVLIIAAVVVACIFTYAIAHTQESKSIKEKKPEKGLVIPMTSSLYLKDVADYHNTKEFKFKGDKPVVIDLYADWCGPCRQIAPLMKELAKEYEDKITIYKVNVDNEKDLATALGIESLPTIMFIPMKGTPQVIIGAVDKNTLKQAIEMVLLEKPAK, via the coding sequence ATGAAAAAGGTTCTGATAATTGCAGCCGTAGTTGTGGCTTGCATATTCACTTATGCTATTGCCCATACTCAGGAAAGCAAAAGCATAAAAGAAAAAAAGCCTGAGAAGGGGTTGGTAATTCCCATGACCAGTTCTTTATATCTGAAGGATGTAGCCGACTATCATAACACCAAGGAGTTTAAATTCAAAGGTGATAAGCCTGTAGTGATTGATTTATATGCCGATTGGTGCGGTCCCTGCCGACAGATTGCTCCACTTATGAAAGAGCTGGCTAAGGAGTATGAAGATAAAATTACAATCTATAAGGTCAATGTGGACAATGAAAAAGATTTAGCCACGGCACTTGGCATTGAAAGTCTGCCAACCATCATGTTTATCCCGATGAAAGGCACTCCGCAAGTAATAATTGGAGCTGTGGACAAGAATACTTTGAAGCAGGCTATTGAGATGGTTCTTCTTGAGAAACCGGCAAAATAG
- the trxA gene encoding thioredoxin: MIKFEDLIKSKNLVLVDFFAEWCGPCKMMKPILEDLKKQIGDSARIVKIDVDLNEELATKYRIQSVPTLMIFKDGEPLWRQSGVIAAADLKEVIEKYQ; the protein is encoded by the coding sequence ATGATAAAATTCGAAGACTTAATAAAAAGCAAAAATCTTGTTTTGGTAGATTTCTTTGCAGAATGGTGTGGTCCTTGTAAAATGATGAAACCTATTCTTGAGGACTTAAAAAAGCAAATTGGAGATTCTGCCAGAATAGTAAAGATAGATGTAGACCTGAACGAAGAACTGGCTACCAAATACCGTATCCAGTCCGTCCCCACTCTGATGATCTTTAAAGATGGCGAACCGCTTTGGAGACAATCGGGAGTTATAGCAGCTGCGGATTTAAAAGAAGTAATAGAGAAATATCAATAA
- a CDS encoding Nramp family divalent metal transporter: protein MFKNKKTFFKQLAMFLAILGPGIITGSVDNDAGGITTYSVAGAVYGYNLIWTLIPSFIVLIVIQEMNARMGIVTGKGLADLIRENAGVKVTFVIFIGLLIADIGNTTTEFAGVAGSMEVFGVSKYISVPLVGIMVWLLVVKGTYQVAERIFLLFSLSLLMYVVSAIMGKPHWGEIGHSIVHPQMEMNTKSLAMIIGIIGTTIAPWMQFYMQSSVIEKGLTMKNYKYSLIDIVVGCIATVVVAFFIIVACASTLHTNGIQINEAKDAALALKPLAGELSSQLFAFGLFIASIFSATILPLATAFYVCEAFGFEAGIDKDWDEAKEFYILYTGILILSVLIILIPNAPLIAISLWSQVINGMLLPVVLVCMILLVNNKKIMGKYVNKPLNNIIGWSTIAILIALSVILLILPLFSK, encoded by the coding sequence ATGTTTAAAAATAAAAAGACTTTTTTCAAACAGCTGGCAATGTTCCTGGCAATTCTAGGTCCGGGTATCATTACAGGAAGTGTTGATAATGACGCAGGTGGTATTACCACTTATTCTGTTGCCGGTGCAGTTTACGGTTATAACCTTATATGGACTCTTATTCCTTCATTCATTGTACTTATTGTTATTCAGGAGATGAATGCCCGCATGGGTATTGTTACAGGTAAAGGGCTTGCCGACCTGATCCGTGAAAATGCAGGTGTAAAAGTTACCTTCGTAATATTTATTGGTCTTCTGATTGCCGATATTGGTAATACCACAACTGAATTTGCAGGGGTTGCGGGAAGTATGGAAGTATTTGGCGTAAGCAAATATATTTCGGTCCCCCTTGTTGGAATCATGGTGTGGCTGCTGGTTGTCAAAGGTACTTATCAGGTTGCCGAACGTATTTTTCTACTCTTCAGTCTTTCTCTGTTGATGTACGTTGTATCGGCCATTATGGGAAAACCTCACTGGGGAGAGATTGGACATTCTATTGTTCATCCTCAGATGGAAATGAACACCAAAAGCCTTGCCATGATAATTGGTATCATAGGTACAACAATTGCTCCCTGGATGCAGTTTTACATGCAGTCATCTGTTATTGAAAAGGGACTGACCATGAAGAATTACAAATATTCGCTCATCGATATTGTTGTGGGTTGTATTGCCACTGTAGTTGTTGCATTCTTTATTATTGTAGCCTGTGCCTCTACCTTACATACAAACGGAATACAGATAAACGAAGCAAAAGATGCAGCTTTAGCCTTGAAACCGCTAGCCGGAGAACTTTCTTCCCAATTATTTGCATTTGGCCTTTTCATCGCGTCAATCTTCTCGGCAACAATCTTGCCACTGGCAACAGCCTTTTATGTGTGCGAGGCATTTGGATTTGAGGCAGGTATTGACAAAGACTGGGATGAAGCAAAAGAATTTTATATTCTCTATACCGGTATCCTGATACTCTCCGTTCTTATCATTTTAATTCCTAACGCACCACTTATTGCTATTTCATTGTGGTCGCAGGTTATTAATGGTATGTTGCTTCCTGTTGTACTGGTATGCATGATTTTACTGGTAAACAACAAGAAGATTATGGGCAAGTATGTAAACAAACCTTTGAACAATATTATTGGATGGAGTACAATAGCCATACTTATTGCTTTATCTGTAATACTTCTTATATTGCCCTTGTTCAGCAAATAA
- a CDS encoding CBS domain-containing protein — MKSLMTFYLSRVIGKKIFDTNGQFIGTVKDLLVNADNTNQTERPLVTGIKVKSSGKISFYSFEYFKVEKINGNIKVSCSQLVELPHQNIENDLYLASVVLDKQIVDLNGRKLVRVNDIRLVSVANGTFAVAVDIGIEGLLRRIGIAKPLKMALSYFNASIPAKFILWEDVEAIDFSNLNIKLSKSHSKLQTLHPSDLADIIEDLGKKASAEIFLSLDEEKAADVLEELEADAQIHIIESLSIEKAADVLDKMPADEVADIINALEDEKAELLLNEMEKKTSEDVRDLLDYPEDSVGSIMATDILSFSENKTVDEVLSELRDKKPEAATLYNLFVTDENEILIATFSLRDVVVSQPSAKINEIMKPSPVCLRDNQEIDEIAEIVSKYNLLAIPVVDDNNVLQGMVVIDDVIEDLINKRRTNK; from the coding sequence ATGAAGTCTTTAATGACGTTCTATCTGAGCCGTGTGATCGGGAAAAAAATCTTTGATACAAACGGACAGTTTATTGGCACTGTAAAAGATCTGCTGGTTAATGCAGACAATACAAATCAAACCGAAAGACCACTTGTTACAGGAATAAAAGTTAAAAGCTCCGGCAAAATATCATTTTATTCTTTTGAATATTTTAAAGTTGAGAAAATTAATGGAAACATTAAGGTAAGCTGCTCTCAACTGGTTGAATTACCTCATCAAAATATAGAAAACGACCTCTACCTGGCTAGTGTAGTTCTCGATAAACAAATTGTAGACCTAAACGGAAGAAAGCTGGTACGGGTAAACGATATACGTTTGGTATCTGTTGCCAACGGAACTTTTGCCGTAGCCGTTGATATAGGTATTGAAGGGTTATTGCGAAGAATCGGCATTGCCAAACCGCTTAAAATGGCTCTTTCTTATTTTAATGCCAGCATTCCGGCTAAGTTTATCTTATGGGAAGATGTGGAAGCTATTGACTTCTCGAACCTGAATATCAAGTTATCGAAAAGTCATTCTAAACTTCAGACCCTCCACCCTTCCGACCTGGCCGATATTATTGAAGATTTAGGCAAAAAAGCCAGTGCCGAAATATTCTTATCACTGGACGAAGAAAAAGCTGCCGATGTACTTGAAGAACTGGAAGCCGATGCTCAGATTCATATTATTGAAAGTCTTTCAATAGAAAAAGCAGCCGATGTGCTTGATAAGATGCCGGCTGACGAAGTTGCGGATATCATTAACGCACTGGAAGATGAAAAGGCCGAACTCCTGCTTAATGAAATGGAGAAGAAAACCTCTGAAGATGTGCGTGATTTGCTTGATTATCCCGAAGATTCTGTGGGTAGTATCATGGCTACGGATATATTATCCTTCTCTGAAAATAAAACCGTTGATGAGGTTCTTAGCGAACTGAGAGATAAAAAGCCTGAAGCTGCAACATTATACAACCTCTTTGTTACTGACGAGAATGAAATATTAATAGCTACCTTCTCACTAAGAGATGTAGTTGTTTCTCAGCCAAGTGCAAAAATCAATGAAATAATGAAACCTTCTCCGGTGTGCCTGCGCGATAATCAGGAAATTGATGAGATTGCTGAGATTGTGTCTAAATACAATTTACTTGCAATACCGGTTGTCGATGATAACAATGTGCTACAGGGCATGGTTGTTATTGACGATGTAATTGAAGATTTAATTAACAAACGCAGAACTAACAAATAA
- a CDS encoding UDP-2,3-diacylglucosamine diphosphatase, giving the protein MQLRTYYPTVVLSDIHLGTPHSKTEEVSNFLKSINCDKLILNGDIIDGWHLQKNGLNKWKAKHTQFFKVIMKMMENFGTEVIYVRGNHDDFLDNLAPLTLYNISIVKDYIYESHGKRYYVTHGDVFDSVTTQMKWLAKLGDVGYSVLLWLNKIYNARRVKQGKPYYSLSQSIKQKVKSAVSYISDFEKELVDLARIKRCNGIICGHIHHPENTYYKEIHYLNSGDWVETLSALVEDKDGNWSIRYYEGALMQDGENDLIDEINIAS; this is encoded by the coding sequence ATGCAATTACGTACTTATTACCCTACAGTTGTTCTCTCGGACATTCACTTGGGAACTCCTCATTCCAAGACAGAGGAGGTTAGCAATTTCCTGAAATCAATCAATTGTGATAAACTCATTCTTAACGGTGACATTATTGACGGATGGCATTTGCAGAAGAATGGGCTGAATAAATGGAAGGCAAAGCATACTCAGTTCTTCAAGGTAATCATGAAAATGATGGAGAACTTTGGCACTGAAGTAATCTATGTTCGCGGTAATCACGATGACTTTCTCGACAATCTGGCTCCGCTTACCCTTTACAACATCAGCATAGTAAAAGATTATATTTACGAAAGTCACGGCAAACGCTATTATGTTACTCACGGCGATGTGTTCGATTCTGTAACCACTCAGATGAAATGGCTTGCCAAACTGGGCGATGTGGGATATTCTGTCCTGCTTTGGCTAAATAAAATATACAATGCCCGCAGAGTGAAGCAAGGCAAACCTTACTACTCACTTTCACAAAGCATCAAGCAGAAAGTAAAATCGGCCGTTTCTTACATATCCGACTTTGAAAAGGAGTTGGTAGACCTTGCACGGATAAAACGCTGCAACGGCATTATTTGCGGACACATTCACCATCCCGAAAATACTTATTACAAGGAAATTCACTATCTGAATTCGGGCGACTGGGTGGAAACTCTCTCGGCACTTGTGGAAGATAAGGATGGAAACTGGAGTATACGCTATTATGAAGGAGCGTTGATGCAAGATGGCGAAAATGATTTGATTGACGAAATAAATATAGCCTCATGA
- a CDS encoding glycosyltransferase family protein, producing MKFLFIVQGEGRGHFTQAITLEEMLLKNGHEVVEILVGKSSSRSLPGFFNRSIKAPVKRFISPNFLPTAQNKRVSLSRSIAYNLLHLPDYINSMLYIKQRIQESGADVVINFYELLTGLTYTFLRPRVPYVCIGHQYLFLHKDFEFPKTNPLGLFMLRLFTRLTSIRASKRLALSFSRMSDDEGANVKVVPPLLRREVFSLHPEQGDYIHGYMVNSGYADSIISYNNTHPRIPMHFFWDKPDAAEEMKVTDTLSFHTLNDVDFLKYMNGCKAYASTAGFESICEAMYLGKPVMMVPVHIEQDCNAYDAARVGAGVVDDSFNLDNLLEFSKDYVPNRSFVHWVNSCERALLEELEDKIDQHTFFAIPALSNYF from the coding sequence ATGAAATTCCTGTTTATCGTTCAAGGCGAAGGTCGTGGCCACTTTACTCAGGCCATCACTTTAGAAGAAATGTTGCTCAAAAACGGGCACGAAGTGGTAGAGATTCTTGTGGGAAAAAGCTCGTCCCGTTCACTTCCCGGATTCTTTAACCGGAGCATAAAAGCCCCGGTCAAAAGGTTTATCAGCCCCAACTTTCTTCCTACCGCACAAAATAAAAGAGTATCCCTTAGCAGAAGCATTGCATATAATCTGTTACACTTGCCCGATTATATAAACAGCATGCTCTATATAAAACAACGCATACAAGAATCCGGAGCCGATGTGGTTATAAACTTCTACGAACTTCTGACCGGACTTACTTATACTTTCCTCAGGCCCCGGGTTCCTTATGTATGCATCGGACATCAATATTTGTTTCTTCATAAAGACTTTGAATTTCCAAAGACGAATCCGTTAGGCCTCTTTATGCTGCGCCTTTTTACACGCCTCACAAGTATCAGGGCTTCCAAGAGGCTGGCGCTTTCCTTCTCACGGATGAGCGATGATGAAGGTGCAAATGTAAAAGTAGTTCCCCCGTTACTTCGTCGGGAAGTATTCTCTCTTCATCCCGAACAGGGCGATTATATTCACGGATATATGGTAAATTCCGGTTATGCCGATTCTATCATCTCATATAATAATACTCATCCGCGCATTCCGATGCACTTTTTCTGGGACAAGCCCGATGCAGCAGAGGAGATGAAAGTAACCGACACCCTTTCCTTTCATACACTGAACGATGTGGACTTCCTGAAATACATGAATGGCTGCAAGGCCTATGCCAGTACCGCAGGGTTTGAATCCATCTGTGAAGCCATGTATCTGGGTAAACCGGTAATGATGGTTCCCGTGCACATTGAGCAGGATTGCAATGCTTACGATGCAGCAAGGGTAGGAGCAGGCGTAGTAGACGATTCCTTTAATCTAGATAACCTGCTTGAATTCTCAAAGGATTATGTTCCCAACCGTTCATTCGTTCACTGGGTAAACAGCTGCGAAAGAGCGCTTCTTGAAGAGCTTGAGGACAAAATAGATCAACATACATTTTTTGCCATTCCGGCATTATCTAATTATTTTTAG
- a CDS encoding HU family DNA-binding protein: MAATYDLRENPNPKKDGKQQPLHPRIVSKGTIPSRELLEEISSGTTFNVGELEGALSALAERMAFHLKNGYRVELGNLGYFSAKLKARPVMEKDEIRSASVEFDNVNFRASAWFKKHTRGTVERSNRGFQASAQLSEEERRSLLEKYLDENTFITRRDYTFLTGLLKNNAMKDLKEFVNQGILVSSGRLNQMIFLRAPKK, from the coding sequence ATGGCAGCTACCTATGATTTGAGAGAGAACCCAAACCCGAAAAAAGACGGAAAGCAACAACCATTACACCCACGCATTGTATCAAAAGGAACCATTCCTTCGCGGGAATTGCTGGAGGAAATATCCTCGGGAACTACTTTTAATGTTGGTGAACTGGAAGGAGCACTTAGCGCACTGGCCGAAAGAATGGCGTTTCACCTGAAAAACGGATATCGTGTGGAATTGGGAAATCTTGGCTATTTTTCAGCTAAACTTAAAGCACGTCCGGTAATGGAGAAGGATGAAATCCGGTCGGCCTCTGTTGAATTTGACAATGTAAACTTCCGTGCTTCGGCCTGGTTCAAGAAACATACCCGCGGAACGGTGGAACGTTCTAACAGAGGGTTTCAAGCCTCGGCGCAACTCAGCGAAGAAGAACGAAGAAGTCTGCTGGAAAAGTATCTGGACGAGAATACTTTCATTACCCGCAGAGATTACACTTTCCTCACCGGATTACTAAAAAATAATGCAATGAAGGACTTGAAAGAGTTTGTGAATCAAGGAATCTTAGTTTCAAGTGGTCGCCTGAACCAAATGATTTTTCTTCGGGCTCCGAAGAAATAA
- a CDS encoding Ig-like domain-containing protein has product MYVITGANETTGALEITSAYLGELKFATGGGTDITGIPIEVIQLSEYDVTIERGATKLITASWQPTDATNTVLSWVSTNTLVASVNAGTITGNNKGTTVITVKARSGAKETVNVTVVVSLVSLEIEGSGKIVAGYDEELTLVPTPSDADLDITLSSSNSSVTIEKSIDTNKLIAKTSATSGSTTIKAVNINGKQATIGLTVVPYIVNVTSDNIDKTDSSVTSIFTNWTIERKGSVTSYKYTESYMKDGVKTTLQSVDYTAIPDNNIIQIELYAEFGNKIIDWTFKDAAGNEESITCNVLYKEPELVHYSFDVNVTCTPTEAAAMTAEIPFFKYDKKFCQNFRNDDSRPSVWRNLFRYVNRELDFRSKGFSGNTEAGIKSAIPSDLLRSPRRLGYTDGTGILKVCTFDTAGMVTEGDGRKIWEKTEFWDGVNEDDFWKLKDYGGHFLLHNMAILASDAEHYTAKYDNDYTYTLQRDRQAIFDKFGYTSLHFCNPDGAWYYTRPVIKDPKTLLMSGGGTCYDLDPNGIFGKPSNRTVYGDDLSNVPLYEIRNTLLISYGFHSNWFSRQDWIDQLYNYTYKGQKSFKTVLSHMCGYDGDDGNFKNSCNYFEELHDVCGANGSDYVWFCSGDEMIEYMYYQRCATVTKTITPTGCRFTVAFSIPNYLGFKTYSLLLKNLPSTATVSYSDETPLTCFSKNLTTGLINWGYSPDISERANRYIAAYLANPTNDKLDKAWYFVRQMGEMGTALAAQLPVLNEKPVISSITYNATPTDSSLVVTAVNSNKEFGEAEYLDISLDDAFSNKTAYQIPYSDHKFYDSTNPESLRNSFTIKIGTDFGVTQLYYTRLRNIYGISNVKQIPVVLTRTSGVNDPAIEFVVPDLFDSDTEATYTVTHSYISAMRYKLTDTFTEWMSVTDSITIPMTKGATYNLVVQGKNNLDEMVERTYTINFPGKQVRVILANVASAGNVDSIGYVNTNEIPFNDKIDQTIYDIDGNLFCEKLDRYSGDSTIKTAFANKFNSGNDLCMMGNMAYNYSENTVISGNEGYPETMIKGNSYNMFAWGGTTTVPETRYVGQRLYNVPTGTYRVKMMYRCWGNIDYPYNYKANDVVVSKVNVSKTNNTTEWVTLDNVVVDSTGYLYIGMNPQPTTSSNYTISQLAIIVEITKIA; this is encoded by the coding sequence ATGTATGTTATTACTGGTGCAAACGAAACAACTGGAGCACTGGAAATAACTTCAGCATATTTAGGAGAACTTAAATTTGCTACAGGTGGTGGTACAGATATTACAGGTATTCCTATTGAGGTTATACAGTTATCTGAATATGATGTTACCATTGAAAGGGGAGCTACTAAACTAATAACAGCAAGCTGGCAACCTACAGATGCAACAAACACAGTTTTAAGTTGGGTATCAACTAATACACTAGTAGCTTCTGTAAATGCAGGTACTATTACAGGCAATAATAAGGGAACTACTGTTATTACTGTTAAAGCCAGAAGTGGAGCTAAAGAAACAGTAAACGTAACAGTAGTAGTTTCTTTGGTATCTTTAGAAATAGAAGGTTCTGGAAAGATTGTAGCTGGTTATGATGAAGAACTGACTTTAGTACCAACTCCTTCAGATGCAGATTTGGATATTACATTATCTTCCAGTAACTCATCTGTTACTATAGAAAAGAGTATAGATACAAATAAACTGATAGCTAAGACATCTGCAACCAGTGGAAGTACTACAATTAAAGCAGTTAATATAAATGGCAAACAGGCAACTATAGGTTTAACTGTAGTGCCATATATTGTTAATGTTACATCTGATAACATTGATAAAACGGATAGTTCTGTTACTTCTATCTTTACCAACTGGACAATAGAGAGAAAGGGAAGTGTAACCAGTTACAAGTACACAGAAAGCTATATGAAGGATGGAGTAAAGACTACATTACAATCAGTAGATTATACAGCAATTCCAGATAATAACATTATCCAGATAGAACTGTATGCTGAGTTTGGAAATAAGATTATTGACTGGACTTTTAAAGATGCAGCAGGTAATGAGGAATCAATAACCTGTAATGTACTTTATAAAGAGCCAGAATTAGTTCATTATTCTTTTGATGTAAATGTTACTTGTACTCCTACAGAAGCAGCTGCAATGACAGCAGAAATACCCTTTTTCAAGTATGATAAGAAGTTTTGCCAGAATTTCAGAAATGATGATAGTAGACCATCTGTTTGGAGAAATTTATTTAGGTATGTAAATAGGGAACTTGATTTCAGATCAAAAGGATTCTCTGGAAACACAGAAGCAGGCATTAAATCTGCTATTCCATCTGATTTATTAAGAAGCCCTAGACGGTTAGGCTACACAGATGGGACTGGAATTTTGAAAGTATGTACATTTGATACAGCAGGAATGGTTACTGAGGGTGATGGTAGGAAAATATGGGAAAAGACTGAGTTTTGGGATGGAGTAAATGAAGATGACTTTTGGAAGTTGAAAGATTATGGGGGACATTTTTTGCTACACAATATGGCTATTCTTGCTTCTGATGCAGAACATTATACAGCAAAGTATGATAATGATTATACTTACACCCTACAAAGGGACAGGCAGGCTATTTTTGATAAATTTGGATATACTTCATTACACTTTTGCAATCCTGATGGTGCTTGGTATTATACCAGACCTGTAATTAAAGATCCTAAAACATTATTAATGAGTGGTGGTGGAACTTGTTATGATTTAGATCCTAATGGGATATTTGGTAAGCCATCTAACAGAACAGTGTATGGTGATGATTTATCAAATGTTCCATTATACGAGATAAGAAACACATTACTCATTAGTTATGGATTTCATTCAAATTGGTTTAGTCGTCAAGATTGGATAGATCAATTATATAATTACACTTATAAAGGACAAAAATCATTCAAAACAGTATTATCGCATATGTGCGGATATGATGGTGATGATGGTAACTTTAAAAACAGTTGCAATTATTTTGAAGAGTTGCACGATGTATGTGGGGCAAATGGTAGTGATTATGTTTGGTTTTGTTCTGGTGATGAAATGATAGAATATATGTACTATCAGAGATGCGCAACTGTTACTAAAACTATAACACCTACAGGTTGCAGATTTACAGTAGCTTTCTCAATTCCAAACTATTTAGGCTTTAAGACTTATTCTTTACTGCTTAAAAATCTTCCATCTACAGCTACAGTATCTTATTCAGATGAAACACCTTTAACTTGCTTCAGTAAGAATTTAACTACAGGACTTATTAACTGGGGATATTCTCCAGATATATCAGAAAGAGCTAATAGATATATAGCTGCTTATTTAGCTAATCCTACTAATGATAAGTTAGATAAAGCTTGGTACTTTGTAAGACAAATGGGCGAAATGGGAACAGCATTAGCAGCTCAATTGCCAGTACTTAATGAAAAGCCTGTAATTAGCAGTATTACTTATAATGCAACACCTACAGATTCTTCTTTAGTAGTTACAGCAGTAAATTCAAATAAAGAGTTTGGTGAAGCTGAATATTTAGATATTTCACTAGATGATGCATTTAGTAACAAAACTGCTTATCAGATACCTTATTCAGATCATAAATTCTATGATTCTACAAATCCAGAAAGTTTGAGAAATAGCTTTACTATTAAGATTGGTACAGATTTTGGAGTTACTCAATTATATTACACTAGATTAAGAAATATATATGGTATATCTAATGTAAAACAAATACCTGTAGTCTTAACAAGAACTTCAGGTGTAAATGATCCTGCTATTGAATTTGTAGTACCAGATTTATTTGATAGTGATACAGAAGCAACATATACAGTTACTCATTCGTATATTTCAGCTATGCGTTATAAGCTAACTGATACATTTACTGAATGGATGAGTGTAACAGATTCCATTACAATCCCAATGACTAAGGGAGCTACATACAATTTAGTTGTACAAGGTAAAAACAACTTAGATGAAATGGTAGAGAGAACATATACTATTAATTTCCCCGGAAAACAAGTTAGGGTAATATTAGCTAACGTAGCTTCTGCTGGTAATGTTGATAGCATTGGATATGTGAATACTAATGAAATTCCATTCAATGATAAAATAGACCAAACAATATATGATATAGATGGTAATTTGTTCTGTGAAAAATTAGATAGGTATTCTGGAGATTCAACAATAAAAACAGCATTTGCCAATAAATTCAATTCTGGAAATGATCTTTGTATGATGGGTAATATGGCTTATAATTATTCAGAAAATACAGTTATAAGTGGAAATGAGGGCTATCCTGAAACTATGATTAAAGGTAATAGTTATAATATGTTTGCTTGGGGTGGAACAACTACAGTACCAGAAACCAGATATGTAGGACAAAGATTATATAATGTTCCAACTGGTACATATAGGGTTAAAATGATGTATAGATGCTGGGGTAATATTGATTATCCATATAACTATAAAGCTAATGATGTAGTAGTTTCTAAAGTAAATGTTAGTAAAACCAATAACACAACAGAATGGGTTACATTAGATAATGTTGTAGTTGATTCTACTGGTTATTTGTATATAGGTATGAACCCACAACCTACAACTTCATCTAATTATACTATATCACAATTAGCTATAATAGTAGAAATTACAAAGATTGCTTAA